One genomic segment of Suncus etruscus isolate mSunEtr1 chromosome 15, mSunEtr1.pri.cur, whole genome shotgun sequence includes these proteins:
- the TMEM205 gene encoding transmembrane protein 205 yields the protein MEEGGALGGLARVVHLLVLSGVWGMQMWVTFASGFLLFRGLPRHTFGLVQSKLFPAYFHVSVGCAFANLCILVSQYSWAQLTFWETSQLFLLLLSFMLAAANDLWLEPRTSAAMWALHRVEKERGLGQEVPGSRQGPDPYRQLQAQDPKYSALRKTFFRYHGLSSLCNLGCLLANGLCLAGLALGLQTL from the exons ATGGAGGAAGGTGGAGCCCTGGGCGGCCTGGCCAGGGTGGTCCACCTGCTGGTCTTGTCGGGGGTCTGGGGCATGCAGATGTGGGTGACCTTCGCTTCAG GATTCCTGCTTTTCCGAGGCCTCCCCAGGCATACTTTCGGCCTGGTGCAGAGCAAGCTCTTCCCAGCCTATTTCCATGTATCCGTGGGCTGTGCCTTCGCCAACCTCTGCATCTTGGTTTCCCAGTACTCCTGGGCCCAGCTCACCTTCTGGGAAACCAGCCAG CTCTTCCTGCTGCTCCTGAGCTTCATGCTGGCTGCTGCCAACGACCTATGGCTGGAGCCCCGCACCTCGGCCGCCATGTGGGCGCTGCATAGGGTGGAGAAGGAGCGGGGTCTGGGCCAGGAGGTGCCCGGCAGCCGCCAAGGGCCCGACCCCTACCGCCAGCTGCAGGCCCAGGATCCCAAGTACAGCGCCCTGCGAAAGACCTTCTTCCGCTACCACGGCCTGTCGTCCCTGTGTAACCTGGGCTGTCTGCTGGCCAACGGGCTCTGTCTAGCTGGCCTCGCCCTGGGCCTCCAGACCCTGTAG
- the CCDC159 gene encoding coiled-coil domain-containing protein 159, with protein MNRCDSLLAGLPQDPDFCVPPLLSSSSRSNASFSVNGKSQQSWGSSLRGHSGSGEPVGVGEVPGGSQEAPTSLDTPLDKILDSVIDWSKRLETGELPAAAQNTVLSLDWRPSWGSRHQASGTPPLFLPEAQEDLNKADVLKKAHSINKKPTDANSSKAKAKCSTKIPDAQKLLRCELESLKCQLQAQTKAFEFLNHSVTLLEKESCLQQIKIQQLEEVLSPPDHPEKDSSKWGSGQGPRELCEILAQGLLGLEKALQASEEGQRERTGRCLQLLAQEIRDSKKFLWEELELVREEVTFIYHKLQAQEEEIAESMVNIRKMQQTQMKCRQVLSRMKYQGCDMSNWPEESKAAGGTRSWRKELQKELGDIWSAVHLLQNSIDHASLPVGGWPRAVGLRGTKGNLCQSPPPHSWDSDSDSNPFQPPFSNNYTFSLGVDSPLTPSSLLEPHVVDCSRSQPPAP; from the exons ATGAACAGGTG TGACTCTCTGCTGGCTGGCCTGCCCCAGGACCCCGACTTCTGTGTCCCTCCTCTGCTCTCCAGTTCCTCCCGTTCCAACGCAAGTTTCTCAGTCAACGGAAAGTCTCAGCAGAGCTGGGGTAGTTCCCTGAGAGGTCACTCCGGATCTGGGGAGCCTGTCGGGGTGGGAGAGGTCCCAGGGGGCTCACAGGAGGCCCCCACCTCTCTGGACACACCCTTGGACAAGATCTTGGATTCTGTCATTGACTGGTCCAAGAGACTAGAAACTGGGGAGCTTCCCGCGGCTGCTCAGAACACAGTGCTCAGCTTAGACTGGCGGCCATCGTGGGGTTCCAGGCATCAGGCGAGTGGGACTCCCCCTCTCTTCTTGCCGGAAGCCCAGGAAGATCTGAACAAGGCAGACGTTTTAAAGAAGGCTCACAGCATCAATAAG AAGCCCACAGATGCTAATTCTTCCAAGGCCAAAG CTAAGTGCTCCACAAAAATTCCTGACGCCCAGAAGCTCCTACGGTGTGAACTAGAGTCCCTCAAGTGCCAGCTTCAAGCTCAGACCAAG GCGTTCGAGTTCCTCAATCACTCGGTCACGCTGCTGGAGAAGGAGAGTTGCCTGCAGCAGATCAAAATCCAGCAACTGGAAG AAGTTCTGAGTCCACCGGACCACCCCGAGAAGGACAGCAGCAAGTGGGGGTCTGGGCAGGGCCCCCGGGAGCTGTGTGAGATCCTGGCTCAAGGGCTGCTGGGTCTGGAGAAAGCACTGCAGGCCAGTGAAGAGGGGCAGAGGGAACGCACCGGGCGCTGCCTGCAACTGCTGGCCCAGGAGATTCGGGACAG taagaAGTTCCTGTGGGAAGAACTGGAGCTGGTTCGAGAGGAAGTGACCTTCATCTATCACAAACTGC AGGCCCAGGAGGAAGAGATCGCTGAGAGCATGGTCAACATCCGGAAGATGCAGCAGACCCAGATGAAATGTCGCCAG GTCCTCAGCAGGATGAAGTATCAGGGGTGTGATATGTCCAACTGGCCCGAGGAGTCGAAGGCAGCGGGAGGCACCAGATCCTGGAGGAAGGAGCTCCAGAAGGAGCTGGGTGACATATG GTCCGCAGTGCACCTGCTGCAGAACTCTATTGACCATGCCTCTCTGCCCGTTGGGGGCTGGCCCAGAGCCGTGGGGCTCAGGG GAACCAAGGGGAACCTCTGCCAGAGCCCTCCGCCCCACTCCTGGGACTCCGACTCCGACTCGAACCCTTTCCAGCCGCCATTCAGCAACAACTACACTTTCTCACTGGGTGTGGATTCTCCCTTGACCCCCTCGTCCCTCCTGGAGCCCCATGTTGTGGACTGCTCTAGATCCCAGCCACCTGCGCCCTGA
- the PLPPR2 gene encoding phospholipid phosphatase-related protein type 2 isoform X1, with product MAGGRPQLKRSFSIIPCFVFVESVLLGVVVLLAYRLEFTDTFPVHAQGFFCYDSTYAKPYPGPEATSRAPPALIYALVTAGPTITILLAELARAFFPAPPSAVPVVRESTIVSGACCRFSPPLRRLVRFLGVYSFGLFTTTIFANAGQVVTGNPTPHFLSVCRPNYTALGCPPPSPDRPGPDRFVTDQGACAGSPSLVAAARRAFPCKDAALCAYAVTYTAMYVTLVFRVKGSRLVKPSLCLALLCPAFLVGVIRVAEYRNHWSDVLAGFLTGAAIATFLVTCVVHNFQSRPPSGRRLSPWEDLSPAPTMDSPLEKLSVAQEPETCKPPATPARITPSKPQNCARRGHLIPSCVSSRAPAMCSSPRVPRPRLRSEPTPLPLPMPLPAPPPSQGPSPSSPGPGGPGGGGGRGRKLLLPTPLLRDLYSLSGLYPSPFHRDNFSPYLFASRDHLL from the exons ATGGCAGGAGGGAGACCTCAGCTGAAAAGGAGTTTCTCCATCATCCCTTGCTTCGTCTTCGTGGAG TCGGTGCTGCTTGGCGTGGTGGTTCTGCTCGCTTACCGCCTGGAGTTCACAGACACCTTCCCGGTGCATGCCCAAGGCTTCTTCTGCTACGACAGCACCTATGCTAAGCCCTACCCAGGACCCGAAGCTACCAGCCGGGCACCCCCTGCACTCATCTATGCCCTGGTCACCGCGGGACCCACCATCACT ATCCTGCTGGCGGAGCTGGCCCGTGCCTTTTTCCCTGCGCCCCCCTCAGCTGTGCCTGTTGTCAGAGAGAGTACCATTGTGTCAGGGGCCTGCTGTCGCTTCAGCCCCCCACTGCGGAGATTAGTTCGGTTCCTGG GGGTTTACTCCTTCGGCCTCTTCACCACGACCATCTTCGCCAATGCGGGCCAGGTGGTGACGGGCAACCCCACGCCGCACTTCCTGTCCGTGTGTCGCCCCAACTACACGGCCCTCGGCTGCCCGCCGCCCTCGCCCGACCGGCCCGGGCCCGACCGCTTCGTCACCGACCAGGGGGCCTGCGCCGGCAGCCCCAGCCTGGTGGCTGCCGCCCGCCGCGCCTTCCCTTGCAAGGATGCGGCCCTGTGTGCCTATGCGGTCACCTACACGGCG ATGTACGTGACCCTGGTGTTCCGCGTGAAGGGCTCCCGCCTGGTCAAACCCTCGCTCTGCCTGGCCCTGCTGTGCCCGGCCTTCCTGGTGGGCGTGATCCGTGTGGCCGAGTACCGCAACCACTGGTCCGACGTGCTGGCGGGTTTCCTGACCGGGGCTGCCATTGCCACTTTTCTG GTCACCTGCGTGGTTCACAACTTCCAGAGCCGGCCGCCTTCCGGCCGAAGGCTCTCGCCCTGGGAGGACCTGAGCCCAGCCCCCACCATGGACAGCCCCCTCGAAAAGTTAAGTGTGGCCCAG GAACCCGAGACGTGTAAGCCACCAGCGACGCCCGCACGGATCACCCCATCCA AACCGCAGAACTGCGCCCGCCGTGGCCACCTGATCCCCAGCTGCGTGTCCTCGAGGGCTCCGGCCATGTGCTCGTCACCCCGAGTGCCCCGACCCCGGCTGAGGTCCGAGCCCACGCCCCTGCCGCTGCCTATGCCCCTGCCCGCGCCGCCCCCCAGCCAGGGCCCTTCGCCCTCCTCACCAGGGCCTGGGGGGCCCGGCGGGGGCGGCGGGCGGGGACGTAAGCTGCTCCTGCCCACGCCCCTCCTGCGGGACCTCTACAGCCTGAGCGGACTCTACCCCTCTCCCTTCCACCGGGACAACTTCAGCCCTTACCTGTTTGCCAGCCGTGACCACCTGCTGTGA
- the PLPPR2 gene encoding phospholipid phosphatase-related protein type 2 isoform X2: MAGGRPQLKRSFSIIPCFVFVESVLLGVVVLLAYRLEFTDTFPVHAQGFFCYDSTYAKPYPGPEATSRAPPALIYALVTAGPTITILLAELARAFFPAPPSAVPVVRESTIVSGACCRFSPPLRRLVRFLGVYSFGLFTTTIFANAGQVVTGNPTPHFLSVCRPNYTALGCPPPSPDRPGPDRFVTDQGACAGSPSLVAAARRAFPCKDAALCAYAVTYTAMYVTLVFRVKGSRLVKPSLCLALLCPAFLVGVIRVAEYRNHWSDVLAGFLTGAAIATFLVTCVVHNFQSRPPSGRRLSPWEDLSPAPTMDSPLEKNPRRVSHQRRPHGSPHPNRRTAPAVAT, translated from the exons ATGGCAGGAGGGAGACCTCAGCTGAAAAGGAGTTTCTCCATCATCCCTTGCTTCGTCTTCGTGGAG TCGGTGCTGCTTGGCGTGGTGGTTCTGCTCGCTTACCGCCTGGAGTTCACAGACACCTTCCCGGTGCATGCCCAAGGCTTCTTCTGCTACGACAGCACCTATGCTAAGCCCTACCCAGGACCCGAAGCTACCAGCCGGGCACCCCCTGCACTCATCTATGCCCTGGTCACCGCGGGACCCACCATCACT ATCCTGCTGGCGGAGCTGGCCCGTGCCTTTTTCCCTGCGCCCCCCTCAGCTGTGCCTGTTGTCAGAGAGAGTACCATTGTGTCAGGGGCCTGCTGTCGCTTCAGCCCCCCACTGCGGAGATTAGTTCGGTTCCTGG GGGTTTACTCCTTCGGCCTCTTCACCACGACCATCTTCGCCAATGCGGGCCAGGTGGTGACGGGCAACCCCACGCCGCACTTCCTGTCCGTGTGTCGCCCCAACTACACGGCCCTCGGCTGCCCGCCGCCCTCGCCCGACCGGCCCGGGCCCGACCGCTTCGTCACCGACCAGGGGGCCTGCGCCGGCAGCCCCAGCCTGGTGGCTGCCGCCCGCCGCGCCTTCCCTTGCAAGGATGCGGCCCTGTGTGCCTATGCGGTCACCTACACGGCG ATGTACGTGACCCTGGTGTTCCGCGTGAAGGGCTCCCGCCTGGTCAAACCCTCGCTCTGCCTGGCCCTGCTGTGCCCGGCCTTCCTGGTGGGCGTGATCCGTGTGGCCGAGTACCGCAACCACTGGTCCGACGTGCTGGCGGGTTTCCTGACCGGGGCTGCCATTGCCACTTTTCTG GTCACCTGCGTGGTTCACAACTTCCAGAGCCGGCCGCCTTCCGGCCGAAGGCTCTCGCCCTGGGAGGACCTGAGCCCAGCCCCCACCATGGACAGCCCCCTCGAAAA GAACCCGAGACGTGTAAGCCACCAGCGACGCCCGCACGGATCACCCCATCCA AACCGCAGAACTGCGCCCGCCGTGGCCACCTGA
- the SWSAP1 gene encoding ATPase SWSAP1: protein MAETLRRVLSVASSARLVEENVAEAGSPVLLLGGPGSGKTTLLFAAALEAAGEGRGPVLFLTRRPLQSLPRRTGAALDPLRLQKIRFQYPPSTRDLLGLLCSAHEIRGPAPSLLLLDGLEEYLLEDPGSEDAAYLAALLLDTVAHFSRRVPGGCGLLVALQTQEEGDNEDVLQLFILRRYFPSQCWLHFEDQNPGQRLLRVSLEPGGLAPQEEWSVLFHPDGEMIVTPRTALAGEPSADSASCAGDQPCTSVCDRQSLLQFLSAGKLTAGTHTDPKP, encoded by the exons ATGGCGGAGACGCTGAGGCGGGTGCTAAGCGTGGCGAGTTCCGCCAGGCTGGTGGAGGAGAATGTGGCGGAAGCGGGGTCACCTGTGCTCCTGCTCGGCGGTCCGGGCTCTGGAAAGACCACGCTGCTATTCGCGGCGGCTCTGGAGGCGGCAGGGGAAGGTCGAGGCCCCGTCCTTTTCCTCACGCGGAGGCCGCTGCAAAGCCTACCCCGCCGAACCGGCGCCGCGCTCGACCCTCTGAGGCTCCAG aAGATCCGCTTCCAATACCCACCGTCGACCCGGGACCTGCTCGGGCTCCTGTGCTCCGCCCATGAGATTCGGGGCCCAGCCCCCTCCCTGCTGCTGCTCGACGGCCTGGAGGAGTACCTGCTGGAAGACCCGGGCTCTGAGGACGCCGCCTACCTGGCCGCCCTGCTGCTGGACACAGTCGCCCACTTCAGCCGCCGGGTACCCGGGGGCTGCGGGCTCCTCGTGGCCCTGCAGACCCAGGAGGAAGGGGACAATGAGGACGTGCTGCAGCTGTTCATCCTCCGGAGGTATTTCCCTTCCCAGTGTTGGCTGCATTTTGAGGATCAGAACCCGGGACAGCGTCTCCTACGGGTCAGCCTGGAGCCTGGTGGGTTGGCCCCCCAGGAAGAGTGGTCTGTGCTCTTCCACCCAGATGGCGAGATGATAGTCACCCCCAGAACTGCCTTGGCTGGTGAACCGAGTGCAGACTCTGCTTCCTGCGCTGGAGACCAGCCTTGTACTTCGGTGTGTGACCGCCAGTCTCTGCTTCAGTTTCTCTCGGCTGGGAAACTGACCGCAGGGACACACACAGATCCAAAGCCTTGA
- the EPOR gene encoding erythropoietin receptor, with translation MDPRGRAPIWPGLSSLCLLLAGAAWAPSPAPLNPKFESKVALLAARGPPELLCFTERLEDLVCFWEEAASPGLGPNNYSFSYQLEGEPWKACRLHQMPTAHGQVRFWCSLPTADTSSFVPLELRVRAVPSGVQLFQRVIHINEVVLLDPPAGLLAQQAEDGSHVVLRWLPPPSAPMVNLIRYEVNISTGSAAGSAHRVEILDGRTECSLSNLRGSTRYTFAVRARMAEPSFGGFWSAWSEPATLLTASDLDPLILTLSLILVLILLLLAVLALLSHRRTLKQKIWPGIPSPESEFEGLFTTHQGNFQLWLYQNDGCLWWNPCTPFTEDPPANLEVLSERCWVVKPILEPGTEDQGRLLETGSEHARDSYLVLDKCLLPRSPSGEDLSGPGSSLDPAVLADASEASSCSSALAVKPGPEGVSASSFEYTILDPSSQLLCPRQLPAELPPTPPHLKYLYLVVSDSGISTDYSSGASQGNQGGSPSDSYPNSYENSLVPATDTSPPSYVACS, from the exons ATGGACCCCCGGGGGCGTGCGCCCATCTGGCCTGGACTCAGCTCCCTGTGTCTGCTGCTCGCTGGGGCCGCCTGGGCTCCCTCACCAGCCCCCCTGAACCCCAAGTTTGAGAGCAAAG TGGCCTTGCTGGCGGCCCGCGGTCCTCCAGAGCTTTTGTGCTTCACCGAGCGGCTGGAAGACCTGGTGTGCTTCTGGGAGGAGGCGGCCAGCCCCGGGCTAGGCCCCAACAACTACAGTTTCTCCTACCAGCTCGA GGGGGAGCCGTGGAAGGCATGTCGCCTGCACCAGATGCCCACGGCCCACGGCCAGGTGCGCTTCTGGTGCTCCCTGCCCACGGCCGACACGTCGAGCTTCGTGCCCTTGGAGCTGCGCGTCCGGGCCGTCCCGTCGGGTGTGCAACTCTTCCAAAGGGTCATTCACATCAACGAAGTGG TGCTTCTGGACCCTCCTGCTGGGCTGCTGGCCCAGCAGGCAGAGGATGGCAGCCATGTGGTCCTGCGCTGGCTCCCACCGCCAAGTGCCCCCATGGTCAACCTCATTCGCTACGAAGTGAACATCTCCACTGGCAGCGCAGCTGGGAGTGCACATAGG GTGGAGATCCTAGACGGGCGCACCGAGTGCTCGCTCAGTAACCTGCGCGGCTCCACGCGGTACACATTCGCGGTGCGCGCGCGCATGGCCGAGCCCAGCTTCGGAGGCTTCTGGAGCGCTTGGTCGGAGCCCGCCACGCTGCTCACGGCCAGTG ACCTGGACCCGCTCATCCTGACGCTCTCTCTCATCCTGGTGCTCATCCTGCTGCTGCTCGCAGTGCTCGCGCTGCTCTCCCACCGCCG GACCCTGAAGCAGAAGATCTGGCCTGGCATCCCGAGCCCCGAGAGTGAGTTTGAGGGTCTCTTCACCACCCACCAGGGGAATTTCCAG CTGTGGTTGTATCAGAACGACGGCTGCCTTTGGTGGAACCCCTGTACCCCCTTCACCGAGGATCCCCCTGCCAACCTGGAAGTGCTCTCCGAACGCTGCTGGGTGGTGAAACCCATCCTGGAACCCGGGACTGAGGACCAGGGACGCCTGCTGGAGACGGGCAGTGAGCATGCCCGGGACTCTTACCTGGTGCTGGACAAGTGTTTGCTGCCCCGGAGTCCATCGGGCGAGGACCTCTCAGGGCCTGGGAGCAGTTTGGACCCCGCAGTCCTGGCCGACGCCTCTGAAGCATCTTCCTGCTCGTCGGCCTTGGCTGTGAAGCCAGGGCCTGAGGGGGTCTCTGCATCCAGCTTTGAGTATACCATCCTGGACCCCAGCTCCCAGCTCCTGTGCCCAAGACAGCTGCCTGCCGAGCTgccccccacacccccacacctCAAGTACCTGTACCTCGTGGTATCTGACTCTGGCATCTCAACCGACTACAGTTCAGGGGCCTCGCAGGGGAACCAGGGTGGCTCCCCCAGTGACTCCTACCCCAACTCTTATGAGAATAGCCTGGTGCCAGCCACGGACACTTCACCTCCCAGCTATGTGGCTTGTTCCTAA